The window TACTGAAAAGATGAAAGTCTAAGCTTTATGATAGTAAGTTGCGATAGTCGTGTTGCAAAATAGGCTTTTTAGAAATTGTGAATCACCATAACTACGGGAGGTTGTTAAGCCCATAGTTATGAGTCCAGTACTATCTGagattagctgcagacacacccacacaaccAAACACATGTTCCCCTCTTACGCCTGGTGGAAATAATAAAACCTTCAGAGATTGCATTAGGCACAGTCTTGGCAATGAATAAATGCCTGGTTGGTCTTATTAAAtcttttagttttatatttgtgtgaaGTTTTATTGGTTGATCTGTGGATTGAAGGTGTCATATTCTGCACAGGTTGAAGAGGAAAATGTGTTGCTTCATGCTTTATAAATTTAACTTGACTGGACTTGTGCTTGCAGGATTTTGTAAAGATGGTGGGAGCCAATGTCAGTGCCATGGAGGAGCAGGTCACGCAGGCAGAGGGAGAACTAGGAACACTACCGGGTGCTTTCAAGAAGATGCTCCGCACAATGAGTGTCCCaggcttcttaaatgtgagagCTCCTTCATATGCGTGTCATTTTTTTTGGTGCATTAATTTCATGTGTTCTCATTTTAACAACCATGGCCAGTGAATTAAGGGTTTAATTGTTTTTTCACTTCTGTCCTTAACcctcgtatcgtcctcccgggtcaaattgacccttccttccttctgtccttccttccctttcactccttctttccttccctccctccttccttcctccctcctttccttccttccttctttccttcattcctccattccctcctcctttccttccttccttcttcctcccttccttccttccccctttctttccttccttccttcttcctcctttgcttcctcctttccttccttcttccttccttcccccattcttgccttcctttccttccttcttccttcctccctcctttccttccttcttcctcccttccttccttgactctaggacaacaggagggttaaaccccTTCACTATAATTAATCCTTACTCTGATAATATATCAATCTCTACTATTTTTTCACACCCAGTAAATATATAGGAattacattaatacattaaatgCCTCAACAGGCACTTGAGGTAagtattattttgttttcaggtAATCGGAAAATTAAAGTTGCAGTTCAAGACATTCAGCCATTAGATTTCCCACTATAGCACCAACATCTCAGGGGTGTGTAGTTTATTCAGTCTCTTTACAAAGGAAATAATTGTTTGCTGACATCCAGTGAAGctgaatgtcattttttttttttttaaatttatgtttTTTCACTCATAGAAACCAGCCAGCCCAAGAAGACCAACACCACATCAGCGTCAAGAGATCCCCAGCGTATTCCGGACAGATGATTATTTCACATCGCAGCCCGAGCAGTGACAAACATACGACAACATGTAACAGATAACTTGGTTCTAACCTCAGAGGCCTGTTGGGTGAAACTGTGGAGACAACTTTTACTGCCATCCATTACAAAGAGGATCTATCGGTGCAGTGGCCTCAACAAAGCAATAGTAGCCTTTCTGAACAAGTCACTGGAAGTCAAGTGCGTGAAGACGTTTTTTGAGTGTCGTACTTCTGGCAGCAACAAGCACTGAACTGTAGCAAaatgatatttcattttttttaaagtgcctAAATGGTTATTTCTGTCCATCTTGTTTTCACTAATTGTGAAGAAAACATTGTAAAGATGTTAGATTTGTAACGAGTCAGAAGGACAAAATCATCCCACCTGCCAATAGGACACTGAGAAGAAGGTACAACAGGAGGAGTAGTAAAGATCTTCAGATGTATTACATGACGATCAacccagctttttttttttttttttttttataaattacaTTCCTGTTACTGGTGTTTGTAAAAAACCTGCACGCTGTTATGGATTAATCTGTATTTCTAATGTCTAATCAGTCACCCCAAGCAATATTGGTCTTATCCAATTAAGCATTTCAAGTCTTCCATTTCCAAATATTCAATTTCTAGCCTGATGTTACTGGCTACATATTTGAAGGCAccttcttttaaaaacaaaacaaaaaaagcacagtTTAGAGGAGTTGTGTTAGTTTCACAAGTCAGACTGTTCGAAGTTTGGTGAAGCTGTGATTTGAGTTTTTAACAATGCTCGGAGGAACCTGGGAGAGAACTGGACCTTAGATATGTAATGTAGCCTTTGTCCTTCAGACCAACTTAAATCAGTAATGGTCACAGCTATGATTCATTATTCGATTCATTATTTGCCAAAAAAATAGTTAGAAAGAAATATGTTTCAGCTACAGGTTAATTTTGGTCacgtttttaaaataataaagatttaTGATTTAAGTGTTTTGTTGAATGTCCAATTAttagtgcccccccccccccacacacacacacactttctttacagtttttttctgattgCTTAGACACTATCTTTGAAACTATAAACTATTTTGCaaaactctacacactaaccaCCAAACCTTACAccaaacctttttctttttctgtgtgcagGGCAGCAGTTTGTCCATACATgtagtaaacacacatacacacagctttcCTTATGTGTAAAGTATGGATATGTATtctgaacattaaaaaaactatcAGTACAAATAAGCGCTTTTAACAGGACTCAAAGACGCTTTACAGAATCAAAGACAACTCAAAACAATAAAGCcatacagaataaatgaaaacacaatccataaaagcaatgcagagaaaaaaaaagaaaacatcaaagcAACCAAACATTAAAAGCGGATTTAAAAAGGTGAGTCTTTGATTAGGTCAGTACAGTGACGGAGAGATTTGAGGAGTGAGTCCCAGAGAGTTGGGGCGGGAACAGCAGTTTATATTGGATGTGGTGAGGGTTGGGGAGCCAGTGCCCAAGCTCTGATTTGTAAGTGAATTGGTTTTCAAAGTGTGTTCACAGGTGTCAAAAGTAGAAATGCAATTGGCAAAACAGTGCATTGGCCACAAGTGTTAATCGTTCCAAAGATAGAGCTGCAAGAATCACTGTTAGtgtttaaccctcacatactgttcatattctgactcatgattagtctttatgctaattcacattcataatcagccattaataaatgtttgattaatattatagagaaaaaatacattcacaatcactattttatggtccaggagaacattttatgaatatgatgattacaacaacatgtttgaatgcggAAACCagatcatatatgtatatatatgtgtatatatatatgtgatatatatgtgtatgtatgtatatatatatatatatatatatgtgtgtgtgtgtgtgtgtatgtatatgtatattataattgcattttagggtcgttttatttagtttttatttttattgttgtatacatttgttttttttctatatcactattttttgagcttctgtagcaatgaattttccccactgtgggatcagtAAATGTATCCTTATCCTTATAAAattgtgtatcagctgcacacaaatgaaaaaaagaaagatttgttttatttccatgtttgtgtactgtgggtcacattaacTAACCTCCCTTCCACCTCTCTCATGACCAAGCACTGGaccttggaggggggggggcaactcACTTCCCAAATCCCTCCGTGACTGCACTGACCTGATCAAATCCCTTCTAAAGACTCAACTTTTTAATCTGCTAttaatgtttgattgttttctttttatttgttttgttttgtttttcttcccttaCATTGCTTTTATGgattgtgttttcatgtattctgtatgggttttattgtttttaatttgtctttgaTTCTGTAAAGTGTCTTTCGGTTTTGTTAAAAGCgctctataaaataaatgtgttaatttattatcattagGAAAAATctggttaaaagaaatgtgtatagtatgtttttacagctcttaaatgtaaaaataggtcaaataaatgttattaGAGTTTTATACCTGAGTTCAGTCTTTCAGGTAGCCTTCTAGCCTGCTTACAAATCCCGCCGGAAGAGCTCCTGACAGCCTGAACTCAGGGTACAAATTAAAACAATCTCTAAGCCTTCATTGGTCAGCTTCCAGGTTACGTCACGCTGTCGTCATAGCTCGGAGGAAGCGGGAACGCTCATCAGCTTCGAGGATTTGACTCCACGTTGACTATAAAAGTAAGCTAAAACTCACACGGTAAAATACTCTTTTTGCGCTGACTGTCCCCTCAAAGATAACGACTTGGGCAGCTGTATAAACGCGGCTTGTTTTGGGCATTATATAACAAAGATAAATTAGCAGACAAAGCGTCGTTAAACGGTTCCGGTAAATCAGCGTGCTAATGGTAACTTAGCCATAAGTTTCTGGATGACTTGTGGCTCCCGGTGCTGTCCAGAGGAAAGAGTCTAGGGCTTGGTTTCAGGCTTTCTGTTGCAGCCTCTTTTTTTGATCTCTAAATGCAGCTCACACCTACACAAACCTTCTCAAGCTATGATGGTATTAAATCAGAGTTAATTACAACCCCTAGCCTCCGGGTCACGTTAAAAACCCATGATGTGAAAGCACTCTTAAGGTTGCACATGGAGCGAATTAAATTAGTACAAATTCAGCGATACAACGTTGAACCTTTCTTCATGTAACAggttaaatgttatgttttcgCAACCCATGGAGAACTTAAAAATGAACATGTAGTAAATGGAGGTTTTGTCCTAACTATACTGTACGTATGCAAAAAAGAGTGCTACTttgtaaaatgaaatgtcattGTGGCCTGATATGCATACATAGATGGATACTTTGTTGGTCCTTCACAGGAAATTGCGAATACAGACACACCtaacatcacatagaaacacatctctAACTATAAAAGCTAAAAATACCCCAAAgttgtactaataaaacaaatgtatgtaataataataaaatacgtGTGGAAAAAGTAGCAGTAATCTTCACTGTAGACCTTTGATCTAATAACATGTCTTAATGTATCCCATACTTAAACTTATTAGTGTCGACcaggtttttgtatttttcactcAATATATTCAAGTATTCAGTGACAGAGAGGCTTTCcaaaattatataaattatatgGCACTTACTGCATATTATAATTTCAAAATCAACACGTCAGCCTCTCCCTTGTGTATTCATTAACTTTGATAGAGGGCTAAACATGGGGTCAAAACAGACAACATGAGGACTGGTGAATGCTCATCAACCAAACATGCAGATGAATAGACTTTTGAGTGGCTtgaaattaattcattttgtgGCTtcatttgatgatgatgatgatgatgatgatgataatttgTGACAATTTTTGTAGCATTCCCAACTGATGTCCCTGGTTAGGAAGACAACAAATTAATGGCCTCAGCATCTACAGGCACttaactgtaataataataataatgataacctTATTTGCATAGTACTTTTATACAAAAGCTGCAGCTCACAGTGCtttacaataacaaaaatgtacTTCACGTAAGAGTGCTTCAcgtaaaaaaatataaaattgacataaaatcatgtaaatgtgcatgtgatggaaaataaaatgctataatattaataaacataacataaaataaagtgaaagtaCTATACTTACAATGGGTACTTTAGTGATGGTAATTTGAGCTTAATAAGTCAataaaggaggggggggggggtattttgCCATTTGTACACAAGCTATAAATGGGCTCCTGAATCCATAAGCATAACAGATCCCCTTTTCCAACAGACAGACTCACCAACacaaatgaatgtattttttatctGTGATATCAGAATGAATCATGAAAATGGTGTAACTCGTTCCTTTTTTAGTAGATAATAAAACATGCTGCCCTCCTAGATGAAAGTGGTCTCCTTCCATTCATCCACATACAGTTCTTCTTATTATACGTGATCAGTCATGGGCTGCTTTATTCAGActgacgtaacatctgtgaccaGCCCGCATTCTGCTCTGACTTTGACTGCCATGTAATGagacttttttctctcctctttttacAGATCCACAGCTGCACACATGGCTTGTGAAAaagaaatatggcaaaagatcGGAGAAGGCTTTGTACAGGAGTATTACAACCAGTTTGACAATACCAACAGGGTGGCACTGGGTAACCTATATGTAAGTCTGTTTAGTGACCATTCAGTTATCATCCAATTTAAATATAACATGATATCAACACTTACATTTGCTGTAAACCAAATCTCATCTCACTTGACCTGAAGTTACTTTtgtaaatgcaaaataaatcaAGTAAATGCATGATAGAATAacttgtgtgaatgtatgtgatgaaaatatatatgtaaatctATATTcctatattttttttcttagtcTGCTGATGCCTGTTTGACGTGGGAAGGATCACCCTTTCAAGGGAGGGAAGCCATTTCTGGCAAACTAGCAGTAAGTATTGATCTGAATGGAGCTATTTACTGGCAGCTTCCAGTCCGTGCCATTTTTGTATTCTTTGTACCTTATATACTCAGCATATTTAAGTTTCTCACTCTGCTGAATTGAACCACTTGTCTTTTATATGAGAATATACTGAATatgcagacaaaacaagaaactTTGGGCTCTAATAAATTTATAGCagcattttcttacattttatagacaaaactaTGAATCCACAATATAATCTGCATAGTAGTCAATCATGAAAATCATTGTTTGTTGCACCGTAACAGGATATTAATAGTGATTCATTGGTAGTTTTGCTGTACGTTCCAATGATAATATTGTTTCCAATCTACAGAACTTGCCTTTCAAGCGCATTAAGCACATTATCACAGAACAAGACTTCCAGCCTACAATAGACAGCTGTATTCTCATCATGGTGTTTGGACAGTTACAGGTAAGCTGGTACTTCTTTTTATTAATAACCTGAAaattataaataacatttttttccttctgctcAACGGCATGTTTGTCAGTTGGCCTGCACACCCGCACTGCCTGACTCCACAGTTGCATTTTCTCATAGCATTTTTgttgcatgaatgttaaatttGCACAAGATTTCTTGTGTCCCTAAACAGTCTGACTCTTTGTTTTATCATGAGTGTCGCATAGGGCTGTATGACAGAGTATTAgggccaggcaaaaaaaaaagaaaaaagtctggcacaagaaaaaaaaaaaaaaagagaatgaataggctttattttattgatatgataCATTTATCAGTTACGAATACAGTTGCAACACTTCAGAAAATCACCTTCACAAAAGACGTTCACACTCCAGCTGCTGGCAAAGTCAGTCGCTCTGCTAACTTGGCTTGATCCTGCGGTACTGTGGTCAAGCCTCTGCAGTAAGTtgatttcattctcttttttttttttttacctgtcgtaggctgggtatcggtacctGATACCAttttaaggtatcgaccgaaatgaattgataccaagtagtatcgaaacatctcccatcaaaTGATACCTCCagtcaatcctttttgcacccacagctagaaaatatgaccaTCTGTATAGACCAATCAACACAAGCTTTCTTTGATTTAATATGACGTGATTGGCTCACTttgaagactttaaaaaataattcagatgtggaggagtggtggcatgaATTGGGGTGAACCAGCTTCTATTCACAcgatgggtatcgaatgaagtactcaattggtactGGTTTCACATTAAGCAtgcttggattggtactggtattgtacTTTTTTAACGATACCCAGCCGTAGTGTAGGGTGCAAAAATAAAACCCTATGCAATGTATGCATGGTAAATGTTTTGCTCTAGTTAACCTTGCCATTTGTGTTTCATCATCAATTCCCTTACAAATATTTCcccatgtatttatttattttttttgcaatagGTTGATGATGATCCACCAATGGCCTTTCATCAAGTGTTCATGCTTAAGAACCAAAACTGCGCCTGGGCTTGCACAAACGACGTGTTTCGGTTGGGAATACACAACATACCGGTGTAGTCTGGGTCTGGATTTCTTGGTTCACACATATTGATATCCAACTCTGCATGAGTGCAACAGTAACGGTGTGTTTTGCAGACAACACAAGGAATCGTGTGCGATGTTCCTGTGTGTTTACAGTACACGTATCCTCTGCTGTTTACATGGCAGATGTTATGTGTTACATTACAttcctgtttaaataaaagaatttATCAGAAAGCTGTACTTGAGTACTTTTTCAGCTCTGTAGAGACTTCAAACAATAACGGAGTCGCTGAGGGACTGAGGTTGGGCCTGATTGTCTGACGCAcctgacaaaataatacattaaaaccTTGAAGATATGTTTAACTTTTTATGAACAAAAAAGATGATCGACTCATAACATGCACAAACTCATAATCGCACTTATCACAGTAATCAAAGAAAATAGCGGACAACAAAAAATGTGGCAACCTAGTAATGTAATTACTattatttatgaaaatgttgattacaaagggggttacaatctaaagtcagacctttaagattttgctcaggagggttttccccatttttaatatttaacattttactgaatacatatattgctgttttaattatttgagatcatttttttttttcatattttgtaaataaatcatgacctTATCTGGAGCACACACaagcttaaatggtgtcacagtaccaattaagcccatgcctgactctttactttttaaaataaaatatttatgaaGTAATGgattcattttcaaatgagagatacatCTTGCTTTTTAAGAAATTACCTTCcttacatacatccatacatcatGTCAgcatccatgaaaaacagctgaacttagattttggtgcttaatgggtaagttacattacttatgaCATATGTAACCTATTACATAGTGGTATtaaaagtaaccttcccaaacCTGCTTATGaccacataataaataatataaccaAAACAACACTTAAAATACCAACCATTTCACACTTTCACCTTATTACAACTGGAAGAATATACTTATGTTAATTCACTAATGACACCTACAGGCTCATTGTTTCCCCACACATAACTATAGTGTGATGTGTAATATTATAAGTGAGTAGGTTGTAGTGGAAAGAGTGAAATGTGAGTCATTTTCAGCATGTGTGTAGTTTTATAATGATGTAACTTTGTGAATGGCCACTAGAGGAGTAGAGCctttaacagtgtgtgagtttaaagGG is drawn from Scomber japonicus isolate fScoJap1 chromosome 15, fScoJap1.pri, whole genome shotgun sequence and contains these coding sequences:
- the LOC128374666 gene encoding nuclear transport factor 2-like, which gives rise to MACEKEIWQKIGEGFVQEYYNQFDNTNRVALGNLYSADACLTWEGSPFQGREAISGKLANLPFKRIKHIITEQDFQPTIDSCILIMVFGQLQVDDDPPMAFHQVFMLKNQNCAWACTNDVFRLGIHNIPV